AGCATTTTCTACGGCTTGGCGCAGCAGTGCTTCCTGGGAGACACTAGCAGGTGTTGTCAGGGTTAGGCTGTACCCATCGTGATTGACTACTGAACTTTTAATTGTAGCCAGGATCGGATCGCGATCGCGCAGAGCATCAGAGAGACGTTTGAGAATAACAATACCACAACCCTCTCCTTGGACGAATCCATCTACTGAGTCTGAAAAGGTTTTGCAGCGACCATCTTTGGCTAAGACATTCATTTGACAGAAACCGACTGCTAGCTTAGGAGAGAGTAGTAGACTGACTCCACCAGCTATAGCTAGGTTAGATTCCCGATTGTGCAGAGATTGACAAGCCAAATGGACTGATACTAATGCGGAGGAACAAGCTGTATCAGTTTGCATCGTTGGACCATGCAAGTCCAACAGATATGCAATTCTTCCTGCTGATAGACTTCGTAAATTACTTAAGGTGGGGTAAGCATTAATTTCACTCGGCTTCACTGTATAAAAACGCTCTGCCGAGTAATCATCCCAATGAATACCAACAAACACACCTGTTTGACTACCTGCCAAAGATGTAGGTGGAACTCCAGCGTGTTCGAGAGCTTCCCAACTTACTTCTAGCAGCAACCGTTGTTGTGGATCTAAACTCGCTGCTTCTCGCGATGCCATGCGAAAAAACTCGGCATCAAAGTCTTCTATCTCATTTGTATCTAAAAAACCTCCAGCACGTGTATAAATCTTGCCAGGTGTAGGAGTTGGATCATAGTATCTCTCAAGATCCCAGCGAGAAGAGGAAATGTCTGTGACAGCATTTACACCATTACGCAACAATTGCCAGAATGCTTCTGGGGTGTCAGCCTTTCCAGGGAAGCGACATCCCATACCAATAATCGCAATTGGTTCCTCATGAGGATTTTCCAGAGGCTTAGACTCATGGTCTGAATAATCTATTTTGTTCATAATTGATTTTTTGGAAACATGGTTAAGAGCAGTAAGTTTTCTGACTATTCAGTCATGCTATGACATCAATTTGCGGAGTATATAAGCCGTAATATTGTCAATTGTTTCAAAGTTTTTTAATACAAGTTCTTCAGGTTCCCAAAAAATTCCAATTTCTTCTTCAACAAAGCGAACTAATCGAAAAAGATCCATTGAGTCAACGATCCTTTGCTCAATTATCTTTAAATTGTTGGTTAGAACCAAGTTGGGTTGGTCGTATGCTAACTCTTGGCTGATAAATTCTTTGAGCATTTGTTCGATATTTTCTGCTGTCATGGTAGTGTTTTCGGTCATGATACTGTTTCCTGAGATAATTGAACTTTGTCTATCTTGCCAGTGGAAGTTTGGGGTAAAGAGCTACGGAACTCAAACAAATCGGGAACCATATATTTAGGAAGCCGTTCTGCACAAAAGGATTTTAAAGTCTGTACATTAAGAATTTCCGTGTCTTTGTTATCACCACGCGTTACTACAAAAGCCTTGATCCGGTTACTAATCTCATTGTCGGGAATGGGAATTACTGCGACTTCTGCGAGTGCGGGATGGCTATATAAAACACTCTCTATCTCACCTAATTCAATCCGGTAGCCCCGACTCTTAATCATGCGATCTCTACGACCTAAAAAGATATAATCACCCTCTGGAGATTGTTTAACAAGATCCCCCGTGCGGTAAATCATCTCCGATCCCAATCCATGATGCAATGTAAAAGGAACAAGGACTTGAGCAGTCTTTTCAGGCAAATCCCAATAGCCTGTCATCAACCCAGGACCGCGCACGCAAAGCTCACCCACTTCACCTCTAGCTACCAATTCATTACTTGTACCCAAGACAAAAACTTCAGTGTTGGCACAGGCTTGTCCAATAGGAACTGCTTCACTTGTTTCAATATCGGGCGGTGAGACTCGGTAATATGTGCAGACATTTGTCTCCGTCGGACCATAGAGGTTGTAATAGCCAGCATCTGGAATATGCACCATCAACTGATGCAAATATTTGTTAGGAAAAACTTCACCTGCAAACAGAATGCTTCTAAGATCGGGGTAGGTATGTTGCTCTAACCGACCATATAGGACTAAATTTGTCAGAATAGAGGGGACTGAATACCAGATTGAAATCCTTTCTGCGGCAATAAATTTGGCCAGATTAATTGGAAAGACTGATAAAGCCGCCGAGAGCAAAATGACCGTACCCCCTGCTTTGATAGTTGTGAAGATATCAAAAATGGAAAGATCAAAATGGAACGGTGCATGACTGGAGACACGGTCTTCCGCAGTCACCTGAAACGTATCATAGGCCCAATTTACAAAAGTAAGAGAGGCACGATGGCTAATCATCACCCCTTTGGGGGTTCCTGTTGAGCCAGATGTATAAAGAATATAAGCTAAGTCGTTTTCAATCAGATGTGGGTCTAGTGGCGGGCTGCAAGGAGCTTGTAAAACCTCTGACCATGGGAAGACTTTTCCGAACAACTCACTTGTTCGCTCATCCTCATCTGTCAAAATTACACTACTGAGACTATGTAAGTCTGCCAAGGAAGTGTTTCCTAAAGCATCTATTCTTTGCTTGGTCGTAATCAGTATCTTAATCTGGCAGTTTTTAACAATAAAGGCAATCCGTTTAACTGGGGCGTTAGAGTCTAGCGGTACATAGGTGGCGCCAGCCTTTAATATGCCAAATATAGCAATAACAGATTCAATTGACTTATCTAAGTAAATGCCAACTCGGTCTCCCCGTTCTATCCCTGCATAGTTCAAGGTATTTGCCAGTTGGTTACTTATTTCGTCTAACTGAGTGTAGGTAATGGCGCGCTCTTGCTGCTGTATAGCAACGGAATCGCTATGGGTTCGAGCGCTACTTGCGAGAAGATGGTGTAGTAAATATAGCATAGTGGTGCTGCTTTACAATCCTAAGAATTTGCTAATAACGAGTCGCTGAATATCGGAGGTACCAGAGTAGAATTTGCTACCGATAGCATCTCGCAATTCTCGTTCTAACTCTGTATTCGTTAAATAACCATACGCACCGTGAACCTCGATCGCTTCCATACATAACTGAACCCAAGCTTCACTAATATACAGATTGGCCATGGAGGCTTCTAGAAGAGCCATTTGCCGATTTTGTTTCATCCAAGCAACTTTATACAAATAAGACTTGGCATTCTCCAACCGCAGCTTCATCTCTACTAACCTGTTGGCAACTAATTGGAATTTGCCAATTGCTTGACCAAATTGCTTATGGTTTCTAGCATAACGAATTGACTGCTCCAGCAATCGTTCCATTGTTCCCACAGCACAGGACAGAATAAATCCCCGCTCCCACTCCATGCTATGATTAAATATGGCTAGACCTGCTCCTTCCTCACCTAAGCGATCAGCGACAGATACTTCGCAATTTTCCAAGGTTAGTTCTGTTATTTCAGCGGTACGTACTCCCATAGTAGACATACGTTTGTGGACAACCAGACCAGGCGTATCTTTTTCGATCATAAATGTCGTCAAACCCTCTTTCCCCAAAGCTGGATCTAAGGTAGCAAAAATGATGAAGAGGTCTGCAAAAGTTCCATTGGTTACATAGTGTTTGTGTCCGTTGAGAATGTATTTATCTCCATTCTTTTGGGCTGTTGTCTTGAGGCTATAGATATCAGACCCCGCTTGTGGTTCAGTGGCGGCGTGGGCTGCAATCCAACCTTCTCGACAAAGCAATGGGAGATACTTTTGCTTTTGTGCTTCACTCCCAAAGGCCAACAGGGGCATTTCACCAGCCCAGATATGTGCGTTCATTGCAAACATCAATCCATTGTCTTTGCAAGCATAACCTAGTGCTTGCAAGCCATAAGCCGTAGTAAGTATATCTAGCTCTTGTCCGCCATAACGGGCAGGAATAGTCCATCCGTGAATACCAAAATCGCAGCATTTTTGCCAGACATCACGATTAAATATCCCCTCTTTGTCCTGCTCAATCAGATCGGATACTAATGACTGTTGAGCAAAATGAATCACCTTTTTTTTAAATTCAATTTGCTGATTGTTCCAAGCAAAATCCATGATGCCCTCTACGATTTTAGTTGATTAATTGGTTGTATTGTATATATCCGCATACAAGATTTTTCATCAGAGTATTCTAATTGCGGCTATGTCCTGTGTCTATTTACCAAATTGCACATCTAGTTTTTCCGTTGACACTCTCCGGTCTAAAGACGCGGAGATTCTATAGAGAGTTTCAGTCTATATCCCTCAGTTATCCCAGTTTCAGGCACTGCCTTAAATATTTGGGTTCTTGCCCTGATTTCGTTTGCCCTGGCGGGCGAAATCATATCTGACAAGCGTAACTTTCCGAGAGTCCCTCGGTAGCTTTTTATGTCTTTAGTGACAATGTAGTTATATCACGAATATGGATTAAAATCAATGCAGGATAAATCCTGCCTCTAGCCTTCATCCCTTGTCTAAAGCCCAAATGTGGCTTCCTGAGTCACCCACATTTTCAAGGGTTTTCGGCGTTCTTCCTTATAACGGGCAGGAATAGTCCATCCGTGAATACCAAAATCGCAGCATTTTTGCCAGACATCACGATTAAATATCCCCTCTTTGTCCTGCTCAATCAGATCGGATACTAATGACTGTTGAGCAAAATGAATCACCTTTTTTTTAAATTCAATTTGCTGATTGTTCCAAGCAAAATCCATGATGCCCTCTACGATTTTAGTTGATTAATTGGTTGTATTGTATATATCCGCATACAAGATTTTTCATCAGAGTATTCTAATTGCGGCTATGTCCTGTGTCTATTTACCAAATTGCACATCTAGTTTTTCCGTTGACACTCTCCGGTCTAAAGACGCGGAGATTCTATAGAGAGTTTCAGTCTATATCCCTCAGTTATCCCAGTTTCAGGCACTGCCTTAAATATTTGGGTTCTTGCCCTGATTTCGTTTGCCCTGGCGGGCGAAATCATATCTGACAAGCGTAACTTTCCGAGAGTCCCTCGGTAGCTTTTTATGTCTTTAGTGACAATGTAGTTATATCACGAATATGGATTAAAATCAATGCAGGATAAATCCTGCCTCTAGCCTTCATCCCTTGTCTAAAGCCCAAATGTGGCTTCCTGAGTCACCCACATTTTCAAGGGTTTTCGGCGTTCTTCCTTATAACGGGCAGGAATAGTCCATCCGTGAATACCAAAATCGCAGCATTTTTGCCAGACATCACGATTAAATATCCCCTCTTTGTCCTGCTCAATCAGATCGGATACTAATGACTGTTGAGCAAAATGAATCACCTTTTTTTTAAATTCAATTTGCTGATTGTTCCAAGCAAAATCCATGATGCCCTCTACGATTTTAGTTGATTAATTGGTTGTATTGTATATATCCGCATACAAGATTTTTCATCAGAGTATTCTAATTGCGGCTATGTCCTGTGTCTATTTACCAAATTGCACATCTAGTTTTTCCGTTGACACTCTCCGGTCTAAAGACGCGGAGATTCTATAGAGAGTTTCAGTCTATATCCCTCAGTTATCCCAGTTTCAGGCACTGCCTTAAATATTTGGGTTCTTGCCCTGATTTCGTTTGCCCTGGCGGGCGAAATCATATCTGACAAGCGTAACTTTCCGAGAGTCCCTCGGTAGCTTTTTATGTCTTTAGTGACAATGTAGTTATATCACGAATATGGATTAAAATCAATGCAGGATAAATCCTGCCTCTAGCCTTCATCCCTTGTCTAAAGCCCAAATGTGGCTTCCTGAGTCACCCACATTTTCAAGGGTTTTCGGCGTTCTTCCTTATAAAACACTGATACCCTCTTGCCTTGCTATAACGACAATTTTCAACGCCAACCTACTTATTTGATTTGCTTACCATATTTTACTGAAGTCTAATTTAAAAGGGTTCTTCCGTACCTGTTATGCCAAATATGAGTTTATTTACCCCACAACCCATATAAATAAAGGATTTTATTGTTTTTGATACCAAATTTCTCAAAATAACCAATAAATTAATGTAAAATCCTTATATAACAAGGATCTTGGGATTTAAAAAAAATAATTTAGCATAACAAGTACCGAAGAGCCTTTAAAAGTTTTTTCAAGAAACCATAAGATTTAGATAAAGGGAAAGGTAACGGACTTGTAAAGATCACTCTACAATTGGAGTGGCAAGAGGCAAAACTAGCAATAACAGTTCATGTCCAGATCAAAAGCCAAGATTTGCACCGGGGAATAACGTTTATAAACAGGCTACTTATCTTACAAATACTATTTCCATCCTCAATCTAGTAGGTTTTATATTGTCAGTAACCCAGCCCTAAAGGAACTGAGCTTGCAAGAAATTGCAAGCTGTACTGACCAGACCACCCTAAGCGTAGTCCAAGGGTAGCCGTTATTTGAGTCACGACACCTCGAAATGCGTAGCCAGTTTCCGGCTCTGTCGCTGTAAGTTAAACAGTTCTAAGGTAACAGGAACAGTGCTTTCAGCCTAACAAGCTCTTATAACAGGTCAAGGCTAACATTACCCCAGAAATGGGAGTTGGTTTCCAGATTCCAATCAAAAATCTGGTTTCAATTTTAACATCCACAGCGGTCAAAACCGCTCGTGTCGCTTCCCTCTCAGGTCTAAAGACGCTGAGTTTCCCACTTACCGCGAGGTTTTATGAATAACCAACAAAGAACTAACGGCGTTTCTTCTGGTCTGATAGCAGCTATTTCCGTAGCAGTGGTGGTGGTAAGCGGTGGTATGGCTTGGTTTTCTGCCCATACTCCTAATAATTCTACACCTGATAACTCTTCACAAACCATTAAACAGCCTATCAAGCAATCAACAACTCAACAAGGTAATGAACAGACTGCTAGTATATATTGGCTCAGATCCAAGGAAAATCGCCTGGATTTAGTTCCCCAACCCTTTAAAGTTGCTGCTACCCAACCCAATCAAGTTTTAGAAGCAGCATTTAAAACTTTATTAGCAGGTCCAAGTGAAGGCACAGACTCTACTACTATTCCCCAGGGTACTCAACTATTGGGACTCAAAGCAGAAAATAATGATGTTCATGTGAATTTGTCTGAAAACTTTACCACTGGTGGAGGTAGCACTTCTATGATGGGGCGTGTCGGACAAGTTGTATATACTGCTACTAGTTTAAATCCTCAAGCCAAAGTATATATTGAAGTCAATGGCAAACTTTTAGAGGTTTTAGGGGGTGAAGGTGTGGAATTACAACAACCTCTCACCCGCGAAAGTTTTCAGAAAAATTATCCGCTTTAGTCAGTTGTCAGTTGTCAGTTGTTAGTTGTCATTGGGAAAATTCTTTCTCCCCCCTACTCCCCCCTACTCCCCCTACTCCCCCTACTCCCCCTACTCCCCCTACTCCCCCTACTCCCCCTACTCCCCCTACTTCCCCGACTTCCCCATTTAATACTTAATCAGGGTTAATTCTCATTAAAGGCTGACCATATTCTACTGGTTCACCATTTTGAACTAAAATTTCCATCACCTGTCCAGAGACTTCGGCTTCAATTTCGTTCATTAGCTTCATAGCTTCAATGATACAGACACTTTGACCAGCTTTGACGCGATCGCCTACCTCCACAAACGCTGCTTCTCCTGGGGCTGGGGAACGGTAAAATGTCCCTACCATTGGTGATGGTACTTCAACTAATTTTTGATTAATTGGTGAAGAAGAATGAGGAGGTTGTGCGACTGAATTATCAACAACTTTATTGGTTACAGCCCCCTCAGTGGAACTTGGTAAGGCTGTAGATACCAACTGGGTTACACCAGCACTCACCACACCACTAACTGTTCCTGGAGCATTATTGCTAAAACTGACAGCTTTTCGGACTGTTAGCTCAAATTCATTATTTTTGAGGGTAACTTCCGCAATATCTGTTTGGGCAATAGTTACTAATAGCTGACGGATTTCATTAAAGTCTAATGTCACAATTATTTTACCTCGACCTAACTGTTAAATTAAAATTCTAAGTAAGGCAGGGATTTAATCCCTCTATAAAAAAGGGATTGAAATCATTAGCACCAATTTTAGATTTTGGACTTCGACTTCGCTCAGTCGACTTCGCTCAGTCGAACGATTTTAGATTTTGGATTTTGTGGCAACTTTCCAGGTGATTAGGAACTCAATTGACATGAATTAAACTTATGCCACAACAGGGTTTTACCCCTGACGCTGACTCCTAATTCCTGACTCCTGCTGTATTCCTCACTATTCCAAATTGGTATCAAAAAAATAGGAAAATTATTCCCTGCCTAAATACTTATCTTCTCTGGTATCAATCTTAATCCGTTCCCCTTGGGCAATAAATAAAGGAACCATGATAGTTGCCCCAGTTTCCAGGATTGCGGGTTTAGTACCACCTGTAGCAGTATCACCTTTGACACCGGGATCTGTTTGCACAATTTCCAAAACTACAGAATTAGGAAGTTCTACTTCTAGGACTTGTTCGCCCCAGCGAATCACGTTAACTTCCATACCATCTTTGAGGTACTTGACGCGATCGCCAATTTGCGCTGAAGTTAATCTACCTTCCTCATAGGTTTCCATATCCATAAAGATAAACTCATTGCCCTCTTTATAGGTATGTTGCATCGTCACTTTTTCCAAAGTTGCCTGGGGAACGCTTTCTCCAGCCCGAAAAGTTTTTTCTAACTGTTTCCCACTTTGGACGTTTTTCAGTGTTGTCCGCACGAAGGCAGAACCCTTGCCTGGCTTAACGTGAAGGAAATCTATCACGCGCCAAACCGAACCATCTAATACAATTGAAACACCAGGTCGAAAGTCGTTACTAGAGATCATGAAACTTTCAAATTTTGCAAGACAATCGGCATTTATTGTACCCTTCCAGCGTCATAATTGGTTAGTTGTTATTTGTCAGTTGTTATTTGTCAGGGAAGAGGGAACAGGGAACAGGGAACAGGCAAAATTAATATTTCTTCCCCTACTTCCCCTACTTCCCCTACTTCCCCTACTTCCCCTACTTCCCCTACTTCCCCTACTTCCCCTGCCTCTTCAATCCCCAGTCCCCCAATGTGGGAAGATAATCAATAAGTTACTTCCAGTCAACACTTTGATGCTGAAGAAAGGGAAATTTCATGTTGAACTTATTTAAGTCCTGGGTGAAGAACAGCCTAAAGGTAATATTGCTATTAACAATATTTTTAGGCACAAGTACGGCTGGGTGGACTCCCGCTAGTAACGCCGGCTTACCAGCAGGAAACGCAATTACCGAAGGTAAGGCTTTGTTGCGCTATGCACTGCCAATAGATAATCAACCTGTCCGTAAACTGCAAGCCAGTTTAGAGGATATTTCTAACCAACTGCGGGCAAATAAACGATGGGGTGCAGTTAATAATGACCTCAAGCAGGCATTGCGGATACTCGATAAACCTTCCCAAATATTAGCAAGCGTTCCGGAAGAACGCCAACCTCAAGCCGAAGCTTGGATGACTGAATTGAAATCTGGCATCATAGAACTGCAAGAAGTGGTTAAAACTAAACGAAAAGAACCCATTCTTGACGGTAGAGCTAAATTACTCAATCTTGTCAGCTTGTTAGAAGAATCAATGGTGAAGGAATTCCCCTTTGAAGTCCCGGCTGAGTATAGTAACTTACCTCAACTCAAAGGACGCGCTAGGATTGCTTTCAAAACTAATAAAGGTGATTTGACTGTAGTTGTAGATGGCTATAGCGCTCCCGTGACTGCTGGTAACTTTGTTGATTTGGTACAAAGAGGTTTTTATAACGGTTTAGAGTTCACCCGTTCGGAAGAATCTTACTTTCTCCAAACCGGAGATCCTGTAGGTAAGGAAGTCGGTTTTATTGACCCTCAAACTGGCAAATATCGGGCTGTTCCTTTAGAAATTTTGGTCAAGGGCGAAAAAGAACCAACCTACGGTATTACTCTCGAAGAAGCTGGGCGTTATTTAGATATGCCAGTTTTGCCTTTTTCATCTTTTGGTGCTTTAGTTATGGCACGTCCAGAAAATGAAGCTAATGGTGGTTCTTCTCAAGTTTTCTTTTTCCTTTTTGAACCAGAACTTACTCCCGCAGGACGTAATCTTTTAGATGGTCGTTATGCTGTTTTTGGTTATTTGACTGAAGGTAGAGAGGTTTTAGATAAACTCAAAGCTGGTGATAAAATTGAATCAGCAACTGTTGTTAAAGGAATTGAAAATTTAGTTCAGCCTCAAGCAGCTTAATTAATTATTGAAGAAAAAGATCCCCGACTTCTTTAAGAAGTCGGGGATCTGACTCTTGCAGTGTTCACAAATCAAATAACGTCTTTCAATTAGTTCTTGAGTGTATCCATTATTTTCCTTAATTTAGCTAGAACGTTTTTTTCTAAACCTGTAGACCAACGATATTTATAGCTTTCATGCTTGTATATACTCACCTTTTCTCTGAGGTTTTCTATATGTTCTATCAGTTCTGCCAAATCTTTTTCAGTTTTAACACCCCTAACAATACCAGCAGTCTTTTGATGTCACTCATTTGGTAAACTAAAAAAAATAACTATCTGTAGTATCCCCTAATTTTGACAAAAACTTGCATAACCAACCATTGTACGGGTTATCGCGCTTGATGCAATACAATTAAGAGGGCGCAGGGCCTGCGCCCCTACAGGCTTCTCCTAATCGTTTTAAAATTTGCAACACTTCAGCTAATTCATGTCGGCGGGGAAATAGGGAAAATGTGCGTGATACGTCATATTCAGGATTGTCTGTGATAGCTAGTTTAATAAATATAAATTCATCGCCATTTGTAGCCATACCAAATACTGATTTATCCCGGTGGGGAGTAGTTAACATATAGGCTAATAACTGCGGTATTGCTGCGACAACTGGAATGCTATTTCGTTTAGATTCAACCACAAAAATCCAAAGTTTTTCCTGTACAACTAGGACATCAATAAAACCACGAATTGTTTCTTCTGGTTCTTCAATTTCTAAATTTATGCCATAGGGTGAACGAATTCGGTAAGGTGAATCTAGAAAACCTGCAAGTTCCAAAAGTGGTGAAACGACTAAAAGATTAATTGTCCCTTCTAATAATAGACCATCAATGCGATGATAATCATAACGCTGTTTAATGCGAGTAACACCCGATTGTTCTTGTGTATTAAGTTGGGGTAAGTCTGTCAACCATTCGTTAAAAAAGTTTTCATCTTCTGCTTGGTGTAAGTGACAACGAGTTTGTAAATCACTCAAACTTTTAATGGTATCTGTAATGCCAACAGTAGAAACCATCTCAATAGTCTCCTAGATGATACTTTTATTTTAATCTGTAAAGTAATGCGTAAATTTAATTATGAATAATAATTTATCTTCCCTGCGAGTTCGAGATATTGGAGAACAAGGTCTTTTAGAAAGATTACAACGCTTTTGTCCACCCGATATCATTGGTGATGATGCCGCAGTATTGGAAACCTTACCAAATCAATCTTTAATAGTCACCACAGATATGCTCGTTGACGGTGTGCATTTTAGTGATGTTACCACCTCCCCAGAGGATGCTGGTTGGCGGGCTGCGGCGGCTAATTTATCCGACTTAGCAGCTATGGGGGCGACTCCTATGGGCATAACTGTGGGATTAGGTTTACCTGGAGATGTAACTGTAAATTGGGTAGAGCGACTATATCAGGGCATGACAGAATGCTTATCAAAATATCATGTTCCCATAGTAGGTGGTGATATAGTGCGATCGCCCATTACCACTTTAGCAATTACCGCCTTTGGTCAAGCCAACCCCAATTTCATCATCCGTCGTTCCACAGCCCAAGTAGGAGATGCTATTGTGATCACAGGTATACATGGAGCGTCCCGTGCGGGTTTAGAATTACTCTTAAATCCCGAAATAGGTTACAACCTCAAAACAGCATCCAAGGCAGCCTTAATCACCGCCCACCAGCGCCCCAAGCCACGTTTAGATGTCTTACCCATACTCAAAGAAATTCTCACCTCCCCCTGCCCCCTGCCCCCTGCCCCCTGCCTTTTCCCTATCTCTGGCATGGATAGTAGCGACGGTTTAGTAGACGCAGTATTACAAATTTGCCGAGCCAGTCAAGTCGGTGCAGTTATAGAATCTAGTAAAATCCCCTTACCATCAGCCTTTGAAGAGTGGCTAACACCAGAAAAATCATTAGAATATGTCCTCTACGGTGGCGAAGATTTTGAATTAGTCCTGTGTTTACCACCCGAACCAGCATTAGCATTAGTGCAAAAACTAGGCACAAGTGCAGCCATAATTGGCACAATTACCCCAGGCTCAAACGTGATTTTACACCAAGAAAAAGCAGAAATCCCCGACCAAGTTCTCAGCCTCAGCCAGGGATTTCAACATTTTGCTCAGTAGGGGCGCAGGTCTTGCGCCCATCCCATGTAGGTCTTGCGCCCATCCCATGTAGGGGCGCAGGGCCTGCGCCCATTCCGTTAGTCAGTGGTCTTCAAACAAAGGACAAAGGACAAAGGACAATTAAACCCATTTTTCAGCTACTAATTCCGCCAAATCAAGAACACGTTGGCTATAACCCCACTCATTGTCATACCATGCCATAACCTTCACCATGTCATTGCCCATAACGATAGTCAAGCTGGCATCAACAACAGAAGATTCATCTGTACCTTGATAGTCAGAAGATACAAGTTCCAATTCGGTGTAACCCAAAATGCCTTTGAGAGGACCTTCAGCAGCCTCTTTCAGCGCTTGATTAACTTCTTCGGTAATAGTGCGCTTTTCAGTTTGCACTACAAAATCCACCATAGAAACGTTAGGGGTAGGTACACGCAAAGCCACACCATTTAACTTACCCTTCAACTGAGGAAGTACCAAAGCTACTGCTTTTGCTGCACCTGTAGAAGTGGGAACAATGTTGATAGCTGCTGCTCTAGCCCGACGCAAATCACGGTGGGAAGCGTCTAGTAAACGCTGATCACCTGTGTAGCTGTGGGTAGTGGTCATTATGCCTTTAATGATACCAAATTTTTCATCTAATACCTTGGCAATAGGAGCTAAACAGTTGGTTGTACAACTAGCGTTACTGATGATGTTATGTTTGTTGTGGTCATAATCATGATGATTTACACCGACGACAAAAGTACCATCTTCATTTTTACCAGGGGCTGTAATCAAAACCTTTTTAGCCCCGGCATTTACGTGCCTCATTGCCCCTTCTTTGCTGGTAAAAACACCTGTTGATTCGATAATCAGGTCAA
The DNA window shown above is from Anabaena sp. WA102 and carries:
- a CDS encoding acyl carrier protein, whose translation is MTENTTMTAENIEQMLKEFISQELAYDQPNLVLTNNLKIIEQRIVDSMDLFRLVRFVEEEIGIFWEPEELVLKNFETIDNITAYILRKLMS
- a CDS encoding amino acid adenylation domain-containing protein, whose translation is MLYLLHHLLASSARTHSDSVAIQQQERAITYTQLDEISNQLANTLNYAGIERGDRVGIYLDKSIESVIAIFGILKAGATYVPLDSNAPVKRIAFIVKNCQIKILITTKQRIDALGNTSLADLHSLSSVILTDEDERTSELFGKVFPWSEVLQAPCSPPLDPHLIENDLAYILYTSGSTGTPKGVMISHRASLTFVNWAYDTFQVTAEDRVSSHAPFHFDLSIFDIFTTIKAGGTVILLSAALSVFPINLAKFIAAERISIWYSVPSILTNLVLYGRLEQHTYPDLRSILFAGEVFPNKYLHQLMVHIPDAGYYNLYGPTETNVCTYYRVSPPDIETSEAVPIGQACANTEVFVLGTSNELVARGEVGELCVRGPGLMTGYWDLPEKTAQVLVPFTLHHGLGSEMIYRTGDLVKQSPEGDYIFLGRRDRMIKSRGYRIELGEIESVLYSHPALAEVAVIPIPDNEISNRIKAFVVTRGDNKDTEILNVQTLKSFCAERLPKYMVPDLFEFRSSLPQTSTGKIDKVQLSQETVS
- a CDS encoding acyl-CoA dehydrogenase family protein, with the protein product MDFAWNNQQIEFKKKVIHFAQQSLVSDLIEQDKEGIFNRDVWQKCCDFGIHGWTIPARYGGQELDILTTAYGLQALGYACKDNGLMFAMNAHIWAGEMPLLAFGSEAQKQKYLPLLCREGWIAAHAATEPQAGSDIYSLKTTAQKNGDKYILNGHKHYVTNGTFADLFIIFATLDPALGKEGLTTFMIEKDTPGLVVHKRMSTMGVRTAEITELTLENCEVSVADRLGEEGAGLAIFNHSMEWERGFILSCAVGTMERLLEQSIRYARNHKQFGQAIGKFQLVANRLVEMKLRLENAKSYLYKVAWMKQNRQMALLEASMANLYISEAWVQLCMEAIEVHGAYGYLTNTELERELRDAIGSKFYSGTSDIQRLVISKFLGL
- a CDS encoding acyl-CoA dehydrogenase family protein → MDFAWNNQQIEFKKKVIHFAQQSLVSDLIEQDKEGIFNRDVWQKCCDFGIHGWTIPARYKEERRKPLKMWVTQEATFGL
- a CDS encoding GerMN domain-containing protein encodes the protein MNNQQRTNGVSSGLIAAISVAVVVVSGGMAWFSAHTPNNSTPDNSSQTIKQPIKQSTTQQGNEQTASIYWLRSKENRLDLVPQPFKVAATQPNQVLEAAFKTLLAGPSEGTDSTTIPQGTQLLGLKAENNDVHVNLSENFTTGGGSTSMMGRVGQVVYTATSLNPQAKVYIEVNGKLLEVLGGEGVELQQPLTRESFQKNYPL
- the accB gene encoding acetyl-CoA carboxylase biotin carboxyl carrier protein, with product MTLDFNEIRQLLVTIAQTDIAEVTLKNNEFELTVRKAVSFSNNAPGTVSGVVSAGVTQLVSTALPSSTEGAVTNKVVDNSVAQPPHSSSPINQKLVEVPSPMVGTFYRSPAPGEAAFVEVGDRVKAGQSVCIIEAMKLMNEIEAEVSGQVMEILVQNGEPVEYGQPLMRINPD
- the efp gene encoding elongation factor P, which codes for MISSNDFRPGVSIVLDGSVWRVIDFLHVKPGKGSAFVRTTLKNVQSGKQLEKTFRAGESVPQATLEKVTMQHTYKEGNEFIFMDMETYEEGRLTSAQIGDRVKYLKDGMEVNVIRWGEQVLEVELPNSVVLEIVQTDPGVKGDTATGGTKPAILETGATIMVPLFIAQGERIKIDTREDKYLGRE
- a CDS encoding peptidylprolyl isomerase — encoded protein: MLNLFKSWVKNSLKVILLLTIFLGTSTAGWTPASNAGLPAGNAITEGKALLRYALPIDNQPVRKLQASLEDISNQLRANKRWGAVNNDLKQALRILDKPSQILASVPEERQPQAEAWMTELKSGIIELQEVVKTKRKEPILDGRAKLLNLVSLLEESMVKEFPFEVPAEYSNLPQLKGRARIAFKTNKGDLTVVVDGYSAPVTAGNFVDLVQRGFYNGLEFTRSEESYFLQTGDPVGKEVGFIDPQTGKYRAVPLEILVKGEKEPTYGITLEEAGRYLDMPVLPFSSFGALVMARPENEANGGSSQVFFFLFEPELTPAGRNLLDGRYAVFGYLTEGREVLDKLKAGDKIESATVVKGIENLVQPQAA
- a CDS encoding type I restriction endonuclease subunit R, yielding MVSTVGITDTIKSLSDLQTRCHLHQAEDENFFNEWLTDLPQLNTQEQSGVTRIKQRYDYHRIDGLLLEGTINLLVVSPLLELAGFLDSPYRIRSPYGINLEIEEPEETIRGFIDVLVVQEKLWIFVVESKRNSIPVVAAIPQLLAYMLTTPHRDKSVFGMATNGDEFIFIKLAITDNPEYDVSRTFSLFPRRHELAEVLQILKRLGEACRGAGPAPS